The Mytilus edulis chromosome 12, xbMytEdul2.2, whole genome shotgun sequence genome contains a region encoding:
- the LOC139499645 gene encoding uncharacterized protein, with amino-acid sequence MYGLQGWTISIPANYDVTFHIMKHGKPKGKSIRLKEILEHKELPIEVQISAHEDQYADQQHLGPLLRTGLFTLRLLNTYDDFYLLGNAICDGNLYGSVTAVPAYLPDLQFSIVKSIKGCTGEQYLQFLSVTDQFVKDNITFDQTFGNTDIALYSPEQAHADESYSYISPCEYYNIGDLLRNNKAEPVVKRQKQTDKVYEVIRASTISMNQQENQYEVTIFGEKTGPSSNPKFDPNTIKDAKKQLRNTGSFGLPRKDQNQGENKNEDQKSFANSGNTLLSSKTKDQQKQSDTSVKQEKVALEKNTDSFLT; translated from the exons ATGTACGGATTGCAGGGATGGACAATCAGTATTCCTGCCAATTATGACGTCACCTTTCATATCATGAAACACGGAAAACCGAAAG gaaagtcAATTAGGCTGAAGGAGATCTTAGAACATAAAGAGCTTCCAATTGAAGTACAGATTTCTGCACATGAGGATCAATATGCAGACCAACAACATCTTGGTCCTTTACTAAGGACAGGCCTATTTACCCTCAGGCTTCTCAATACGTACGATGATTTCTACCTCCTCGGAAACGCTATCTGTGATG GAAATTTGTATGGTAGTGTAACAGCAGTCCCTGCTTATCTCCCTGATCTGCAGTTCTCCATCGTGAAATCTATAAAAGGTTGCACTGGTGAACAGTACCTCCAATTCCTTTCTGTTACAGACCAATTTGTCAAAGATAATATAACATTTGACCAAACCTTTGGCAATACAG ATATCGCGCTATACTCACCTGAACAGGCACATGCTGACGAAAGCTATTCCTATATATCACCCTGTGAATATTATAATATTGGTGACCTATTGAGAAATAACAAGGCAGAACCAGTCGTCAAAAGACAGAAACAAACAGACAAG GTGTACGAAGTAATCCGAGCATCTACAATATCAATGAATCAACAGGAAAACCAGTACGAAGTTACAATATTCGGCGAAAAAACAGGGCCTTCTAGTAATCCAAAATTTGATCCTAATACAATTAAGGACGCCAAAAAGCAACTGAGGAATACAGGTAGTTTCGGATTGCCTAGAAAGGATCAGAATCAAGGAGAAAACAAAAATGAGGACCAAAAATCGTTTGCAAATTCGGGAAATACGCTTCTATCATCGAAGACAAAAGATCAACAAAAGCAGTCAGATACATCagtcaaacaagaaaaggtcgcATTAGAAAAAAATACGGATTCCTTTCTGACTTAA